Part of the Kitasatospora sp. NBC_00374 genome is shown below.
GAAGTCGGCCACGGCCCGCACGGCGTCGTCGAGCGGGTAGCGGGCACCGACCTCGATCCGCAGGCGTCCGTCCGCCGCCCGGTTCGCCAGGTCCTCCAGGTCGCCCGGCAGCGGGTCGAAGGTGCCGATGTAGACCGGGGTCACGTCCCGGTCCAGCTCGGCGGGGCCGAAGAGCGGTGACACCAGCCGCCCGCCCGGGCGGGCCGCCCGAGCGCTGCCGGCCAGGCCCTCGCCGTTGTTGACGAGGTCGACGACCACGTCGACGCCGCCGGGTACCAGGGCGAGGGCCTCGGCCACCACGTCGGCCGCCCGGTAGTCGACGGTCCCGGCGGCGCCGAGCCCCCGGACGTAGTCCGCGTCCTGGGCGGTGGCCGTGGCGATCACCTTGGCGCCGAGCGCGGCGGCGAGCTGCACGGCGTACAGACCGACCCCGCCGGTGGCCCCGATCACCAGGACGCTCTGGCCCGCGCTCAGCCCGACCGCCCGCAGCAGGCAGACGGCGGTCATGCCCGATTCGGGGATGGCGGCGGCCCGTACGGCGTCCAGCGCCGACGGCCGCCTGGCCAGCTTGGGTCCGGGCGTCACCACCGTGTACTCGGCCACGGCACCGGCCTGTCCGGTGAACGCCAGCACGGCGTCGCCGGGCGCGTAGCCGGTGACGCCGGTGCCCACCTCGGCGACCGTCCCGGCGGCGTCCATCCCGACCACCAGCGGGTGCTCGACCGGGAAGAAGTCCTTCATCGCGCCGGTGATCAGTGCGAGGTCGAGCGGATTGAGGGCGGCCGCCTCGACCCGCACCACCACCTCGCCGGGCCCGGCGGACGGCGTCGGCAGATCGGCGACGGTGAGGCCGTCCAGCGGCTGGTAGTCGGCGGAGACGAGGGCTTTCACGGGCAGCTCCGGAAGGACGGAAGCGGACGGGGGACGGCGGGAGCGGCGGGCGGACGCCGTACACCGCGCGGGCCCGCCGGACGCGAACGCCCATCCGTTTCTACGCCGCCCGGCCCGCCCGCCCCGGGAGGCTGACCGTGCGACCGGAGGTACTCGACACGGACGGGGGCATCCGCCGCGCCCCGTCGACCGGAGCGGGGGAGTACAGGGCTCAGACCCGGCTGCGGCCGGTCAGGCGGCCCAGCCAACGGCCCGGCCGCCGCGCCGGGCCGCGCTGGGCCGGGACGCCGGCCTCCCGGGACGACCCGGCCGGCGGGCGGGTGGGGCCGAGGTCGGCCTGACGCCTCCTGATCTGCCGCCAGGTGCCGGGTGGGCACGGCCCCTTCGCGCGGTCGTCGAGGAAGTCCTCGTACGGGACCGTCCTCGGTGCCACCCCGACCTCCACCCAGCAGGGCTTGCCGGTCCGGTTCCAGCCGTCGGTGCCCATCCGGATGTGGTCGGGCCGGCCGTCCTTGTCCTTGGTGGTGATCTGCAGGACCTCGGCATGGTCGGCGCGGGCGTTCAGGATCACGCAGTAGTGCCGGCTCCGCTCGTCCCGCTCCCGGTACGGCACCAGGGCGAGCCAGACCTCACCGGGCGCGGGCTTCGCGCCGACGGCTGCGGCCCGGCCGCGCGAGGTGTGCCGGGCCCGGCCGCGGACGACCTTGTACCAGGCCCGGGCCACCGCGCCGACCACCGCGCACTGCACGTCCGCCGCCAGGGCCCAGCCCGGGTCCGGCCCGAAGACCCTCGGGACCAGGAACGTACCGACCAGTGCCGCGACGAGTGAGGCGAGGCCGGCGAGTACGGCCGCCCGTAGCGGCACCGCCCACCGCGGGCCGCGACGGCGGCCGCCCCGCCCCGCCGACCAGTCCACCCCCAGGGCCGCGCCGTAGGAGAGGGCGACGAGGATGCCCAGCTGCGGCAGGGTGGCGTGCAGCGGCGGTTCCTGGCTCGCCAGCGCGTCCGGGATCAGGACGGGCAGGCTGAGCAGGTAGCCCAGCATCACGTAGAGGACGAGGATCAGGACCAGGAGCACACACCCCGGGCCGGATCCTCCCGAACGGCCGTACCGACGCGCCATGTCCGCTGCTCCCCACCCCGCCCGGCCCGGTCGGCCGCAATCTAGCGCAGGGCGCGGCCCGGCGGGGCGCGGTCGCCGCAACCGTCCGCCGGCCCGGCGCCGCCTGCCGTCCGTGCGGCCCGGCTCAGCGCCCCGGCGGCCGGGAGGTGTCCGGCGGCCCGGCGGGGTGGTGCCGGCGGCGGCCGACCAGGACGTCCCAGGCGGGGTCGGGGAGGCCCGGTACGGTCCGTCCGGCCGCCCGCCAGGCGGCCGCGAGGGAGGAGTAGATGGGGGACTCGGGGAAGCACAGGATCGTTTCTGCGCGGACCTCCCGACGGGGAGCCGGCAGTGCGGAGGGAGGCACGGTCATGCCTGGAGCAACGATCGTAGTGCCGCCGCGGGCACGGCCGGGCCCGCGCGTCACCGGTTCGTGGCCCGGCCGTCCGGTAGCCCGGGAGGAGACCCCGCGCCGCCGAGCACCCGCCCGCCCCGGGCGGCCACAGGCGCTCACACCTGGGCGGGCGCCGCTGTGCGGCGGCGTTAACCGCCGCCGCGGGGTCGGTGTGATCTCTCGGTAACGGCCGCTTTCTAACGTACTGAGGGTGGGAAACCCCCACCGCCGGCCGCCGTGCCCCACAGTGGGCGGGCGGCGACGAGGACTACCGAGGGGAGCACCCGTGACGGCGTCGGGCCCGAATGCCACCAGCGCGGTGCGGACCGCCTGTTCCTACTGCGGCGTCGGCTGCGGGATCGTGCTCGACATCGCCGTGGACGGCGCCGGGCGGCGGACGGTGGCCAGGGCGTCCGGCGACCGGAGCCACCCCGCGAACTCGGGCCGGCTCTGCACCAAGGGCGCGACCAGCGCCGACATGCTCGCGGGCGCCGGCCGGCTGAGCACGGCCCTGGTCCGGACCGAGCGGGGCGCCGACCCGGTCGCCACGGACGTGGACGCCGCGATCACCGCCGTCGCGGGCCGGCTGCGGGCGATCCTCGACGAGCACGGGCCGGACGCGCTGTCGTTCTACGTCTCGGGCCAGATGACCCTGGAGGCGCAGTACCTGGCGAACAAGCTGGCGAAGGGCTTCGTCCGGACGAACCAGATCGAGTCCAACTCCCGCCTGTGCATGGCCAGCGCGGGCACCGGCTACAAGCTGTCGCTGGGCGCGGACGGCCCGCCGGGGTCGTACCGGGACTTCGAGCACGCGGACGTCTTCCTCGTCACCGGCGCCAACATGGCCGACTGCCACCCGATCCTGTTCCTGCGGCTGATGGACCGGGTGAAGGCGGGCGCGAAGCTCATCGTCGTCGATCCGCGCCGCACCGCGACCGCGGACAAGGCCGACCTCTTCCTGCAGATCCGGCCCGGGACGGACCTGGCGCTGCTGAACGGCCTGCTGCACCTGCTGGTGGAGAACGGGCACACCGACCCGGCCTTCATCGAGGAGTTCACCGAGGGCTGGGAGGCGATGCCCGGCTTCCTCCGCGACTACCCGCCCGCCCGGGTCGCCGAGATCACCGGGATCCCCGAGGCGGACCTGCGGCAGGCGGCGCAGTGGATCGGCGAGGCCGGCGAGTGGATGAGCTGCTGGACGATGGGCCTCAACCAGTCGACCCACGGCACCTGGAACACCAACGCCCTGGTCAACCTGCATCTCGCCACCGGCGCCATCTGCCGGCCGGGCAGCGGCCCGTTCTCGCTCACCGGCCAGCCGAACGCCATGGGCGGCCGGGAGATGGGCTACATGGGGCCCGGCCTGCCCGGCCAGCGGTCGGTGCTGGTCGCGGAGGACCGGGCGTTCACCGAGACGCTCTGGGGGCTGCCCGCGGGCACCCTGCGCACCGAGGTCGGCCGGGGCACCGTGGAGATGTTCTCGCGGATGGCCGAGGGCGGGATCAAGGCCTGCTGGATCATCTGCACCAACCCGGTGGCCTCCGTGGGCAACCGCAAGACCGTCATCGCCGGCCTGGAGACGGCCGACCTGGTCATCACCCAGGACGTGTACGCCGACACCGAGACCAACGCGTACGCCGACGTGGTGCTGCCCGCCGCGATGTGGTCCGAGGCCGAGGGCGTGATGATCAACTCGGAGCGCAACCTCACCCTGACCCCGCAGGCCGCCGACCCGCCCGGCCAGGCCCTCCCGGACTGGCAGCTGATCGCCCGGGTCGCCTGCGCGATGGGTTTCCAGGACTCCTTCGGCTACACCAGCGCCGAAGAGGTCTTCGAGGAGATCAAGCAGACCTGGAACCCCGCCACCGGCCACGACCTCAGAGGCGTCAGCTACGAACGGCTGCGCGACACCCCCGTCCAGTGGCCCAGCGCCGACGCCGACGGGCCCGACCGCAACCCGATCCGCTACCTCAACGACGGCGTCAGCCAGCGGCTCCTGGAACGGCCCGACGGCACCCGCCCCCGGCTGGCGTTCCCCACGGCGAGCGGCCGCGCCGCCTTCTTCCCCCGCCCTCACCTGCCCGCCGCCGAACTGCCCGACGACGACTACCCGTTCGTCCTCAACACCGGCCGCCTCCAGCACCAGTGGCACACCCTCACCAAGACCGGCAAGGTCGCCAAGCTCAACAGGCTCAACCCCGGCCCCTTCGTGGAGATCCATCCCGACGACGCGCAGGCCCTGGGCATCGCCGAGGGCGACCACCTGGAGGTCGCCTCGCGCCGCGGCCGTGCCGTGCTGCCGGCCGTCGTCACCGACCGCGTCCGCCCCGGCAACTGCTTCGCGCCCTTCCACTGGAACGACCTGTTCGGCGAGTACCTCAGCATCAACGCCGTCACCAACGACGCCGTCGACCCGCTCTCGTTCCAGCCCGAGTTCAAGGTCTGCGCCGTCTCGCTCAGAGTGGTGGCGGCCCCGGAGGGGGAGAGCTGCGCCCTCGTGCCGGCGGCCACCGGCCACACCCCGCCGGCGCCCGGCGCGGCGGTCCCGGAGGAGCGCGCGCAGCAGATCACCCTGCTGAGTGACCTGTTCGGCCTGACCGACCTCACCCGGCCGGCCTTCGCCGCCGACGAACGGCAGTTCCTGGCGGGGTTCCTGGCCGGCCTCGGGAGCGTCCCGCCGCCGGTCGCCGCGGTCCCCGTGCTGCCCGCGCAGTCCCCGGTCGCCCCGGACCGCGCGCTGTGGGTCAACGGTGTGCTGGCCGGGATGTTCTCCCGTACCGCCGCGCCGCCGGCCCCGGCGGCGGGCGAATGGCCCGTCCCGCAGCAGGCCGGGCCGCAGGCGCGCGAGGTGGTCGTGCTGTGGGCCTCGCAGACCGGGAACGCGGAGGAGGCGGCCGGCGCGGCCGCCGTCCGCCTGGCCGGGGCAGGCTGGCGGCCGACCCTGCTCAGCATGGACGACCGCACCCCCGACGCGCTGCCGCCCGGGGTCCCCGTCCTGTTCGTCACCAGCACCTTCGGCGACGGCGACGCGCCGGACAACGGCTCCGGTTTCTGGACGGCGCTGTCCGCGCTCTCCGACCGGGACCGGGCCGCGATCGGCGCGCTGCGGTACGCCGTCCTGGCCCTCGGCGACTCCAGCTACGAGGACTTCTGCGGCCACGGCCGCCGCCTCGACCAACGCCTCGGCGAGCTCGGGGCCACCCGGCTGGCACCCAGGGCCGACTGCGAGCCCGACTACGACGAGACCGCCGCCCGCTGGCTCGACCAGGTCCTGGCGGGCCTGGCCGAGCACACCGGGCAGCTGCCCGACACCGCGCGGGCCGACCCGGCGGCGACGGCGCCCGCAGCTCCCTCGCGCACCTCGCCCGCCGAGCGCGGGTCCGGGTACACCAGGACCTCCCCGTTCGCCACCCTGCTGATCGGCAACCGCCTGCTCAGCCTGCCCGGCTCCGCCAAGGAGGTCCGGCAGTACGCCTTCGACACCCGGGGCGGCGACCACGGCGACCTCGTCTACGAGGCCGGCGACGCCCTCGGCGTCTGGCCGGCCAACTGCCCGGACCTGGTGGCGGAGTGGCTGGCCGTCACCGGACTCGACCCCTCCGAGCGCGTCGAACTGGCCGACGCGGGCCCCGTCCCGCTCGCCGAGGCCCTCCGCACCCGCCTGGAGATCGCCAGACTCACCCCCGACCTGCTGCGCTTCGTCGCCGAGCGCACCGGCGACCGCGACCTCAGGCGGCTGCTGCGCCCGGACAACAAGGGCGAACTGGCCAAGTGGAGTTGGGGCCGGCAGGCGGTCGACATCGTCGGCTCCCACCCGGTGCGGGCCGGTGCGCAGGAGTGGGCCGGGGTCCTCAAGCGCCTGCAGCCGCGGCTGTACTCGATATCCTCCAGCCCGCTGGCCCACCCCGGCGAAGTCCGGCTGACCGTGTCGGTCGTCCGCTACGGCAACGACCTCGGCCGGGCCCGCAAGGGTGTCTGCTCCACCTACCTGGCCGACGCCGCCGACGACGGTCCGGTCCCGGTGTTCGTCCAGCGCTCGCCGCACTTCCGCCCGCCCGCCGACCCCGCGACACCCATGATCATGGTGGGGCCCGGTACCGGGGTGGCGCCCTTCGTCGGCTTCCTGGAGGAGCGGCAGGCCCGCGGCCATACCGCCCCCAACTGGCTGTTCTTCGGTGAACAGCGGGCCGCCACCGACTTCTACTACCGCGAGGAGCTCGCCGCCTTCCGGGCCTCCGGTCACCTGGACCGCCTCGACCTGGCGTTCTCCCGCGACCAGCGGTCCAAGATCTACGTGCAGGACCGGATGCGCGAGCACGGCCCCCGCCTGTGGACCTGGCTCCGGAACGGCGCCCACTTCTACGTCTGCGGGGACGCCGGCCGGATGGCCAGGGACGTCGACCTGGCCCTGCGCGAGATCGTGTCCGTGCACGGCGGCCTGGACGAGGAGGAGGCGGCCGCGTACGTCAAGCAGCTGGCCGCCGACAAGCGCTACGTCCGCGACGTGTACTGATCCGGGCCGGACGGTGCGCCGCCGGGGCATCCGCGGTGCCTTTTCGGCCCGGCGGAACGGCCGCGGGGGCAGTGTTTCCGGCAAAACCCGGATGACCCCCCGAGTGGCTTGAACCGCCCGGGCCGGCGGTGTTTCGATACGGGTCCGAGCAGCGCGTCGGACACCGAGGGGGATCAGTGCGTCAGTTGAGCTCGCTGGGCCGGCTGCCGACCCTCCGCGAGGGCCGGGTGTCGCTGCGCCGGCCGACCGGTGCGGACGCCGAGACGCTGCTCGCAGGCTCCCACGACCCGCTGGTCCGGGAGTTCGCGCAGCGCGCCGACCCGCACCCCGACCAGTGGAACTGCGGCCGGGCCGCGCACTTCGCCGTCCTGGACGGGGACGGACCCGCCGTCGGCTGGGCGGAGCTCGTGAACCTGCGCCCCGAGGAGGCGGCCGCCGACGTGGCCGTCTGGTTGCTGCCCGCCTCGCGCAACCTCCGGGTGGCGATCTCGGCCCTCCGGCTGATCTGTCGATTCGGGTTCGAACAGCTGGAGCTGGAGCGCATCGACGCCCACGCTGCGGCGCACAACATGGGTGTCCAACTGGCCGGAGCCTGGATCGGATTCCGCCGCACCGACTCCGCTCCGCAGCGGCCTGGCGGTTCCCACACCCACCGGCTGAACGACGCCGCCCACGCGACCCTGGTGCCCGGAGACCTCTGCTGACCGGAGACCTCTGCCCGACCGGGCCGGGCCGCACCGGTCACCCGGCGTCGGCCTGCTCGCGGGCCTCGTCCGGGCGCTCCAGGCAGGCCGCCAGATCGGCCCGGCGGCGGATCCCCAACTTACGGAAGCTGTTGGTCAGATGGGTCTCCACGGTGCGTCGGGCGAGGTGCAGCAGCTCGGCGATCTCGGCGTTCGAGCTGCCCGCGGCGGCGAGCCGGCAGACCCGCTGCTCGCCCGCGGTGAGCGACTGGACGCCGGTGTGCCGGCGGGCGGTCGGGCGGGCGCCCGACTCCACGAGCAGCCGCGCCGCGATGCCCCGCTGCCGCACGGCCCCGGTCCGCTCGGCCCGGCCGACGGCCTCGCGCAGGGTCTGCCGGGCGGCGGCGCGCCGACCGCCGGCGCGGAGCATCCCGCCGAGGGTGACCAGGGCCGGGATCAGCTCGGTGTCGAGCTCCGCGTCCCGCAGCAGCCGGACCGACTCCTCGACGGTGGCCAGCCCGTGCCGCCCGCCGGTACTCGCCCCGAGGACGCGCAGGGCGCGGCCGACGGTGCGCGGGGTGCCCCAGATCCGGGCCAGCCGCAGCTCCTCGGCGGCCAGTTCGGCGGCCGGCCCGACCCGGCCGAGCAGCAGGTGACAGTCGGCCGCGGCCGAGCGCCACGGTGTCACGATCGGGCTCACCACCTGCCGGTCGCCCTGGCGGCGCCCGCACTCCAGCAGGTCGGCCAGGGCCTCGTCGGCGGCGCCCGAGGCGAGCCGCAGCAGACCCCGGGCATAGAGGAACTCGCTCCACTCCCAGGAGTCCCCGCCGCCCGCCGGGCTCTCGGCCGTGGCGTCGTGGGCGAGCCGGTGCGCCTCGGCGAGGCGGTCGGTCTCCAGCAGGCCGAGCAGCGCTTGCGAGGTCAGGTGGGAGTTGCCGAGGGCGAGAACGCCGCCTGGGCCGCCCAGCTCGGTGAGGAGCAGCTCGTACTGCCCGCGCATCACCCGGCTCTCCGCGCGGACACTCAGCAGACACTGGTACGCCGGGTGGAGCGGGCTGCCGCGGTGCACGGCCATACCCTCGGCCACGAGCCGGTCGGCCTCCGGGAGCCGGTCCGCCCACTGGGCGAGGGTGGCGGCGGAGGCCAGGACGTAGCCGCGCGAGAAGGTGTCGATCGGGGCGGCGGTCAACTCCTGGACTCTTTCGGCCACTTCGTCGGCCGACAGCCGGCCGCTGGTCGAGTCGAACTCGGTCAGCAGGCCGAGGGCGGCCGGTGCGAGGCCGCCCGGGGTGCGGGTCTCGATCCGGCGCAGTCCCTCGACCACCTGCCGCCAGCTGGCGCCGTCGTGCGAGGCGAGCAGCGCGGCCGCGGCGTGGACGGCGCGGGCCAGGTCGGGGGAGGCGGCGAAACGCTCGGCCAGGTCCTCCATCACGGCCAGGGCGTCGGCGGTCTCGCCCCGCGCGGTCAGCACCGTGCCCAGCGCGTTCGCGGCCTCGAAGACGGCCTCGTCGCGCTGGTGCAGGCGCACCGCCTCGGACAGGTGGCGGATCCCGAGGATCACGTCCTGCGGCCCCGACCGGACCTCCAGACAGCCGAGTTCGAACAGGACCTGGCCGCGGCGGGACCGGCCGAGCGGCTCCTGCAGGGCGCGGCGCAGCAGCCGGACGGCGTTGTGCCGCTCACCGGCCCGCCGGGCCCGTCCGGCCGCTCCGAGCAGCACGTCGGCCGCCCACTCCGGCCCGGCCGCGGGGGCTTCCAGCAGGTGCTCGGCGACCGACTCGTCGGTCTCCCCACGGTCGTGGCGCCACGCCGCGACGGCCTGGTGCACCGCGCCCCGCCGCGCCGCGCCCCAGCCCGCCAGAGCCGCCCGCGGCAGCCAGGGATGGGTGAACGCGTACGACTGCGGCGCGGGCCCGTCCACCAGCATGCCCTGGGCCCGCAGCCAGGCCGCCGCCCGGCCCGCGCCGTCCCCGAGCAGGTCGACGGGTTCGGCCCGGGCGCCCCGGTGGAGGGCCAGTTGGGCCAGCGTGCGCACGCCCTCGGCGACCGGCTCGCCGACGGCGTGCAGCCACAGGTCGACGGCCTGCTGGAAGGAGTCGCCCGGGAGGTCGCCCAACGCGACCTCCCCGCGCCGGAGATCGCCGAGGACGCCGTGCAGCAGCAGGGGGTTGCCGCCGCTGGCCCGGGCGCACTCCGCCACCAGCGGGGCCGGTGCACGGTCCCCGAGCCGGGCCCGGACCAGCTCGGCCACCCCGGCGAGGGCGAGTGGGTCGATCCGGTGGGAGTGGACCAGCGCCGGGGGCAGCGTCCGGCCGAAGCCGGGCGGCCGGCCGGCCAGGCCGGGATGGTGGAGCTCCGTCGCCACCAGCAGGACCGGCAGCCGGTCGATCCGCCGGCCCAGCTGCAGCAGCCAGTCGGCCGACGGCCCGTCGGCGAACTGCACGTCGTCCACGGCCAGCAGCAGCGGCTGCCGGGCCGCGTGCAGCCGCAGCAGTTCCCACAGCTCGGTGCCGGCCCAGCCGGGGCGCCCGGCGCCGGCCGGCGCGGGATCCGGCCCGGCGCCGAACAGCTGGCGGGCGGCTGCGAGGTCGCGCCGCGACTCGTCCGCCGAGCAGCGGGCGCGCAGCACCGTCATGCCGGCGCGCGCCGCCTGGTCGGCCACGGCGTCGAGCAGGGCGCTGCGCCCGATCCCGGTGGGGCCGCCGAGCACCAGCAGGCTGCCCGCGCCGCGTCGGGCGCGGGCCGCGAGGCCGGCCGCCGCGGCGAGCAGGTCCGGTCGCCCGGCGGCGGGGATCCGGCCCGGCCGAACGCGGGCGGACCCCTGTGACGTGCTGATGTCGCCGATCATTCCGTTCCTCCCGACTGTTCCTGAACTGGTCCACGAAGTTCGCGGCGATTTCGTCTCCCGTTCGGTCGAACACGTTCTGTGACCTTGCTCTCAGGCCCCGATCTCGTGGTGGACCACGATGGCCGGGACGCGTCTGCCGCCGTGAACATGGCAGCGGGCGGGACGAGGGTGTGGGTCCTCGTCCCGCCCCGCACGACAGTGACGACCAGGGGGACCTCCGTGACCATCCGACAGCTCGCCGACACCGTCGGACCGCACACCGGGGTCCCCGTGACGGTCCACGCGGTCGACCCGATCTCGCGGGCCGGAGCGGCGAGCCAGCTCCGTCGGTGCCCCGGGCTGTTCGTCACCGAGGACCCGGACCCGGAGGCCGCCACCGACGGCACCGCCCGGCCCGCCGTGGGCGCCGCGCTGCCCGCGGTCGCCGCCGTCGTGGTGCTGGTGGCCGAGACGGTCGACGCGACGGTGAGCAC
Proteins encoded:
- a CDS encoding LuxR C-terminal-related transcriptional regulator → MIGDISTSQGSARVRPGRIPAAGRPDLLAAAAGLAARARRGAGSLLVLGGPTGIGRSALLDAVADQAARAGMTVLRARCSADESRRDLAAARQLFGAGPDPAPAGAGRPGWAGTELWELLRLHAARQPLLLAVDDVQFADGPSADWLLQLGRRIDRLPVLLVATELHHPGLAGRPPGFGRTLPPALVHSHRIDPLALAGVAELVRARLGDRAPAPLVAECARASGGNPLLLHGVLGDLRRGEVALGDLPGDSFQQAVDLWLHAVGEPVAEGVRTLAQLALHRGARAEPVDLLGDGAGRAAAWLRAQGMLVDGPAPQSYAFTHPWLPRAALAGWGAARRGAVHQAVAAWRHDRGETDESVAEHLLEAPAAGPEWAADVLLGAAGRARRAGERHNAVRLLRRALQEPLGRSRRGQVLFELGCLEVRSGPQDVILGIRHLSEAVRLHQRDEAVFEAANALGTVLTARGETADALAVMEDLAERFAASPDLARAVHAAAALLASHDGASWRQVVEGLRRIETRTPGGLAPAALGLLTEFDSTSGRLSADEVAERVQELTAAPIDTFSRGYVLASAATLAQWADRLPEADRLVAEGMAVHRGSPLHPAYQCLLSVRAESRVMRGQYELLLTELGGPGGVLALGNSHLTSQALLGLLETDRLAEAHRLAHDATAESPAGGGDSWEWSEFLYARGLLRLASGAADEALADLLECGRRQGDRQVVSPIVTPWRSAAADCHLLLGRVGPAAELAAEELRLARIWGTPRTVGRALRVLGASTGGRHGLATVEESVRLLRDAELDTELIPALVTLGGMLRAGGRRAAARQTLREAVGRAERTGAVRQRGIAARLLVESGARPTARRHTGVQSLTAGEQRVCRLAAAGSSNAEIAELLHLARRTVETHLTNSFRKLGIRRRADLAACLERPDEAREQADAG
- a CDS encoding NADP-dependent oxidoreductase; its protein translation is MKALVSADYQPLDGLTVADLPTPSAGPGEVVVRVEAAALNPLDLALITGAMKDFFPVEHPLVVGMDAAGTVAEVGTGVTGYAPGDAVLAFTGQAGAVAEYTVVTPGPKLARRPSALDAVRAAAIPESGMTAVCLLRAVGLSAGQSVLVIGATGGVGLYAVQLAAALGAKVIATATAQDADYVRGLGAAGTVDYRAADVVAEALALVPGGVDVVVDLVNNGEGLAGSARAARPGGRLVSPLFGPAELDRDVTPVYIGTFDPLPGDLEDLANRAADGRLRIEVGARYPLDDAVRAVADFAGTHIRGKVVVTVP
- a CDS encoding GNAT family N-acetyltransferase, translating into MRQLSSLGRLPTLREGRVSLRRPTGADAETLLAGSHDPLVREFAQRADPHPDQWNCGRAAHFAVLDGDGPAVGWAELVNLRPEEAAADVAVWLLPASRNLRVAISALRLICRFGFEQLELERIDAHAAAHNMGVQLAGAWIGFRRTDSAPQRPGGSHTHRLNDAAHATLVPGDLC
- a CDS encoding molybdopterin-dependent oxidoreductase → MTASGPNATSAVRTACSYCGVGCGIVLDIAVDGAGRRTVARASGDRSHPANSGRLCTKGATSADMLAGAGRLSTALVRTERGADPVATDVDAAITAVAGRLRAILDEHGPDALSFYVSGQMTLEAQYLANKLAKGFVRTNQIESNSRLCMASAGTGYKLSLGADGPPGSYRDFEHADVFLVTGANMADCHPILFLRLMDRVKAGAKLIVVDPRRTATADKADLFLQIRPGTDLALLNGLLHLLVENGHTDPAFIEEFTEGWEAMPGFLRDYPPARVAEITGIPEADLRQAAQWIGEAGEWMSCWTMGLNQSTHGTWNTNALVNLHLATGAICRPGSGPFSLTGQPNAMGGREMGYMGPGLPGQRSVLVAEDRAFTETLWGLPAGTLRTEVGRGTVEMFSRMAEGGIKACWIICTNPVASVGNRKTVIAGLETADLVITQDVYADTETNAYADVVLPAAMWSEAEGVMINSERNLTLTPQAADPPGQALPDWQLIARVACAMGFQDSFGYTSAEEVFEEIKQTWNPATGHDLRGVSYERLRDTPVQWPSADADGPDRNPIRYLNDGVSQRLLERPDGTRPRLAFPTASGRAAFFPRPHLPAAELPDDDYPFVLNTGRLQHQWHTLTKTGKVAKLNRLNPGPFVEIHPDDAQALGIAEGDHLEVASRRGRAVLPAVVTDRVRPGNCFAPFHWNDLFGEYLSINAVTNDAVDPLSFQPEFKVCAVSLRVVAAPEGESCALVPAATGHTPPAPGAAVPEERAQQITLLSDLFGLTDLTRPAFAADERQFLAGFLAGLGSVPPPVAAVPVLPAQSPVAPDRALWVNGVLAGMFSRTAAPPAPAAGEWPVPQQAGPQAREVVVLWASQTGNAEEAAGAAAVRLAGAGWRPTLLSMDDRTPDALPPGVPVLFVTSTFGDGDAPDNGSGFWTALSALSDRDRAAIGALRYAVLALGDSSYEDFCGHGRRLDQRLGELGATRLAPRADCEPDYDETAARWLDQVLAGLAEHTGQLPDTARADPAATAPAAPSRTSPAERGSGYTRTSPFATLLIGNRLLSLPGSAKEVRQYAFDTRGGDHGDLVYEAGDALGVWPANCPDLVAEWLAVTGLDPSERVELADAGPVPLAEALRTRLEIARLTPDLLRFVAERTGDRDLRRLLRPDNKGELAKWSWGRQAVDIVGSHPVRAGAQEWAGVLKRLQPRLYSISSSPLAHPGEVRLTVSVVRYGNDLGRARKGVCSTYLADAADDGPVPVFVQRSPHFRPPADPATPMIMVGPGTGVAPFVGFLEERQARGHTAPNWLFFGEQRAATDFYYREELAAFRASGHLDRLDLAFSRDQRSKIYVQDRMREHGPRLWTWLRNGAHFYVCGDAGRMARDVDLALREIVSVHGGLDEEEAAAYVKQLAADKRYVRDVY